The nucleotide window CTTAAGATAACATTTTGAGTTTAATTTAAGTATTCATTGATGCTGATGACATGTTGAGATTAGTGTATTAAACGTgcctttctcttcctccagaTCAGAAAACCACTGGTGGAAAAGCTACGCAGAGAGCGAATCAGTAGCAGCATTGAGCAGCTGAAGTCTCTGCTGGGTCCAGAGTTCCTCAAACAAGAACCTGACTCCAAGATGGAGAAAGCAGACATTCTGGAGATGACAGTTGACTTCCTGAGACAACTGCAGCTCTCTCGCCATGGAAACTCTGTCACAGGTTTAACAGCTGCCAACCAGGGTCACTCCAGGTGTGTCCAGGAGgtggtccacttcctgtctAAGGATGAGGTGAAGACACTGTCCAACAGAAGAATGTTGGATCACTTCCAGAACCTTTGGACCTCATCTGATACAAGGCTGACTGAGAGTGGTTCAATTCAGCTGAGCTCTCCACTCAAGAACAATATCACCAAAGAGAAGAGTTCAGTTAACAGGGCCGTCTGGAGGCCCTGGTAGAAACCTACACGTTGTTGTCAAGGTATAATATTAACTCAGGATAGTAATTGTATGATGTTCGAACATCATGTTATTCTTCTTAAAGAAGAAGACCTCCACATATGTTTCTGCTACGTGTTGTAGTATACTATATCAACTGTCTGTTATTACAGACTCACCTAGGAGCTTTTTCTGCTTTAAAGTTTGATGTTCAAACTTAATGGCGCCTCTTTTTCCCATGGAAAGGTAGGGCATGTTTAGTGCATTTAATTCCATTTAAGGAAACATTTTCTATACTGTATAATTAATTTATAATGATCAAATTGATCTATTCTGTGCTCTTACTTTAAATCTGTGATTTGTGATCTGTGCTCTATCAAATGGTGATCTGTGATAAGATCAAAAGTAACTTTTATCGGTTTGCATTATGTAAGGTTATTCTTACACACAAGTGGTGAAATTTCTGTTTTCAGAAGAATTACCGTCTTTATTTTTCACAACCATTATTATCCTAATTGGATCCTAATTTATCACTTTGTGATGACAAATTCCTGATCAGTTACATGATCATGTTGCTAGTTTGCTTTTATGATGAAGCATAAAACATTGGATTCATAATGAACTATGAGCTGCACATTAATTTATAATGTCAACTCAATATTGTTACATGTAACATATCTGGTATGTCTTCTATGAAGACAACTGTTGAATGTATATCCTCTACTCTATTTGAGTACAATGTGCTTTGGAGATCTTTTTCAAATGATTGTTGTGATGTGTCATCACCTCTATTGGACTTCAGTTGAAGTTTTATGGTTCTGAAATCGTCTGtttgaataaacaaacatgaacTTAAATATTTCTTGTCCTCTCTCTTTTTAATGTGGGTGAAATTGTTATTCTTACATACTATACTTGAATTATAAAAATACGGAAATTGCAGCAGTGCATCATCTCATTGTACTTGCTGATGAGAACAGCAAGAGACAGCATGCAGATTGAAAATTCTGAAAGTAAGATGAAGAATGTTATACTATACTAGCACAGGAGCATATGGGTGAGGGGAATTAAAGTGTTTCACCTATGCCAGAATATAACATATCAGTCGGATGATATATCCTCTCTAAATTTCTTTTGCCAGTCTTAGTCGGGGTTGAGTATTATAACCTATTATGCATACACAATAtacatttgtgtgcatgcaaaaaGCAGTAGATGGACTATGTTTCACAAAACCACTTGGGGCAGAACATGTCTGTCCTTTCATACATTATACTACTCATTATTGGTACTAAACATTGTGAAAAAAAGGTTTGTCATCTTGTCATCTTAAGAGTTGGCGATTTTAGTCTGGTTCAGCTTTTTCCTCCATTGCTTATTTGTGACGTCATCCTCTTTATGTGACGTGATGAGCATTAAGACACACTTCTTTTGTTCCTCTAATGAAATCAGTGAATGGAGAGTGTGGGAAACCACTGAGAGATCACCCACAGAGCCCCTGTGGGACAATATACTTAGAACCTTTACCCAGGGGGATGGATATGGGATAAAGAGGGAATGTGGACCTCTGAATGGAAAACTGTAAATCAGTTTCAAATCACGAatggttttcttttttgtttttacaagtTTACAATCATTATTTAATTACTTTTAACATTTTTACGTTATTCATTTCACTTCagcatataaataaataacatatcAAAAGTCCATAACATCTAACATATCAATAATACTGTTATAGTATTGATATTATTAATACATGTGCTAAAACTATCGCAACATCAACTGAGTTAAAGCTTAAAAAATACCAATGTTGTTTACCCTATAACATATGACGGTGAAGATGAACAATTAGCATTAAGCAAGGCACACTACTACGATTCAGAAGAAGCTGTCAATGAACGGAGAGTGGGAAAGCTCTGGAGAGTGAAGTCACATTTCAGAGTCATTAGCATCATGAGTCCTAAAAGAACCGCCAATCTCTCAAAAGTGGAATTGGCACACTTCAGGAAAAAGGAttctcccacccctccctcatacctagcctggcaccgcccacctacctacttccgctcaattttcatttcacttcagtactaggtctgggtctgcttcatATGCATGGTTTCCTTGGAAGCCATATttttggcggtccaatcagcgaacggagggagtggctgagaacgatgacgttgAAGGTTCtgcgccagtttcagttgtagtcagaggaagaccatgaagacaatggagaaggagaCGAGAGAAACTATTtggtctgttgtgggatcgctgccgaaTATTGATCAATTAAAGccagagcaagaacaagctttgctgagttttgttggtggccatgatgttgtggcgcttctccccaccgggttcgggaaaagatagattttccagctggctccgtcagtggtgaaggagccggtcccgtTGCATGActtacgtcacaaccaaacgctatgcaattggttatggcagatcgagagtggcactgggcagatccaatcattttaaacttcaacagacacccgcctccaagtgagtgaacgttttTCAATTgggcagttccagaccttctttacaaatgaaatgaagtacgatggtctggtaggaccaggctacctCATATACGCCACAGGGGTTTATTTCAAGAAAAGTTAAAGAAATGCAATTTTATCAGTGGCCGTAAATGTTGTCCTTGATATTCAATTTTAGTAAATCCAAATCCTCTACAGAGACCTCTTATTGTTGATATTGTGCTGAAACTATCCTGATTTTGctgttaggcctaaaaaaaaaaaagtttggttcctgttggttgtcagttgaggtcatggccatgggtaggtagggaatttattttatttttttattttattttttccagcggcagcgcatggttgttttcatttaaaaacgagagaatgcgctcatccttgtacagaatgaagaggtgctgtacaaaaacgtaattatagtttgcatcaaaaaaaaaaaaataatcaaatcaaattttaTAGTCCATGATTCAGCCAATGGTGGTCTTTCCCTCCAGATGGTCAGTGATGTCAGGGGTCTGTTTCTGATGCAATACAGAGAAAGGATCCGTAACCAAAGATCAATTCAAAGTCCTTTTGTCAGCCATGACCACAGCACATTGGACTCAGTGTGGGAACTCAGATCCACTCTCTACTCACACCGACTACCAGTTACCACACTGAAGAAACATCTGGGCCCTCAGTAACATGTCCTAACAAGTCAGAAATCCCCAACATAATATAATCAATAATAAACTGAGAAAATAGCagagaaaaacaagaatattagaatattttaattgaaaaaaaagaaagaatgaaagctTACCTACTTTTACTTAACAATACTGAACTGATACTGATTTCATTCAAAAGGCAATCATGAATCATAAATACATATAATCCTACAATGGATATATTTAAgctataactttttttttattttctgtttctCATATTTAGTGGTAATGTAAAGTAATGGAATTATTGATTGATAACTGTTAAAGCCATAACTGATATCAATGAATCCTGATGTCGTGTGTTGTAATGAGGAGCACGTGCCCTATCAAAGTCATTGGTCCCAACATTAGGATCCAGATCTGATCTCTCTACAGGGTCACCACTTTCCCAGATCCACACAGagcctctctccatcaccccccaGTCCTCCACCTGGTCCCCTGAGATCTATCTATTGTCCCCCAGCAATAAGAGCCTGCAGCATGTGGCAGCCTGCATTCCTCATTGTCCTCCCtagctctctgattggttcagacgGTGAGAAACTCAAACCAGACCTAGACCCACACATTCATATGGAGATTGGGGACTATATAAAGGAGGgctgaagccaggagagaccagATCCTCTCTACAGAGACCTCTACAGTAGAGAACCACACATGGCTCCTACAATCACTTCAGCAATGACTTCTCCTCAGAATCACCAAACTTTAACACACAAGGTAAATTCAAGACTGAACTTAACAAAACATTTGGAGGTTAATCATAGTATGTATTCATGTTGATGCTCGATTGAGATTAGTGTATTAAATATGCCTTTGTCTTCCTCCAGATCAGAAAACCACTGGTGGAAAAGCTACGCAGAGAGCGAATCAACAGCAGCATTGAGCAGCTCAAGTCTCTGCTGGGTCCAGAGTTCCTCAAACAAGAACCTGACTCCAAGATGGAGAAAGCAGACATTCTGGAGATGACAGTTGACTTCCTGAGACAACTGCAGCTCTCTTGCCTTGGAAACTCTGTCACAGGTTTAACAGCTGCCAACCAGGGTCACTCCAGGTGTGTCCAGGAGgtggtccacttcctgtctAAGGATGAGGTGAAGACACTGTCCAACAAAAGAATGTTGGATCACTTCCAGAACCTTCGGACCTCCTCTGATACAAGGCTGACTGAGAGAGGTTCAATTCAGCTGAGCTCTCCACTCAAGAACAATATCACCAAAGAGAAGAGTTCAGTTAACAGGGCCGTCTGGAGGCCCTGGTAGAAACCTACACACTGGAGGTACCAGACAACATTGACCATGTTGGTCACAACATGTTGTTGTCAATGTATAATATTAACTCAATATTGTAATTGTTTGATGTTCGTATATCACGTTATTCTTCTAAAAGAAGAAAACCTCCACATGTTTCTGCTACGTGTTGTAGTGTACTGTATCAACTGTCTGTTATTACAGACTAACATAGGAGCTTTTGCTGCTTTAAAGTTTGATGGTCAAACGTAATTGCAAATCTTTCTGAAAATATTGAGCCTCTTTCTCCAATGTAAAGATAGGGCATGTTTAGTGCATCTATTTCCATTTAAGGAAACATTTTATGCCGTATAATTAATTTCTAATGATCATATTGATCTATTCTGCGTTCCTACTTTAAATCTTTGATTTGAAATCTGTGCTCTATCAATTGGTGATTTGTTACGAGATCAAAAATGAACTTTTATCTGTTGCATTGTATTCTAATGATCAAATTGATCTATTATGTGTTCTTCCTTTAAATCTTTGATTTGAAATCTGTGCTCTATCAATTACTCATCTGTTACAAGATCAAAAGTAACTTTTATCTGTTTGCATTGTGTGAGGTTATTCTTACACACAATTGGTGACATTTCTATTTTCAGGAAAATTACCATCTTTATTTTTCACAAGCATTACTATTCTAATTGGATCCTAATTGATCACTTTGTGACAAATTCCTGATCAGTTATATGATCATGttgcttttttgcttttatGATGAAGCATAAAACATTGGATTCATAATGAACAATGAGCTGCAAATTACAATATAATGTCAACTAAATATTGTTACATGTAACATATCTGGTATGTCTTctcaggggcgccgctagggattttgggccccatgaaaaaaATCTTTACAGGgccttctgtattataatttcatcatcattaggggcctctctgggcccccctccatcatgggcccctagaatccgtctcctttacccccccttttcggcgcccctgtgTCTTCTATGAAGACAACTGTTGAATGTATATCCTCTACTCTGTTTGAGTACAATGTGTTTGGAGATCCTTTTCTAATGATTGTTGTGATGTGTCATCACCTCTATTAGACTTCAGTTGAAGTTTTATGGTTCTGAAATCATCTGtttgaataaacaaacatgaacTTCAATATTTCTTGTCTTCGCTCTTTTAAATGTGGGTTACATTGTTATTCTTAGACATATTGATCACAAATAAAACCTTGTGTTGCTCCTGACGAAAAATATGCAATACTTGAATCATAAAAATATAGAAATTGCAGCAGTGCATCACCTCCATAACAGTGAAATCATGAGAACAGTGAGAGACAGCATGCAGATTGAAAATTCTGAAAGTAAGTTGAACAATGTTACACTATACTAGTACAGGAGTTTATGGGTGAGGGGCATTAAAGTGTTTCACCTACGCCAGAATGTAATATATCAGTCGGATGTGGAATAAACCTGGTTATTGTATCATCTAGGAAtgcgcgatataaacgatatacgatatgaacgataaaaaatggcctacgaTAGAGATTTTAGTTATATTGCCCTATCGCGATAATGCATGTTTGACGCGATCTATCCATGACCCGCGAAATATAAAGAGCGGGTCATGGGTAGAGCTacgagctgcaaccgtctgcaacgcatcatccgcgacccgcgGAATTTAAacagagccacgagctgcaaccggctgcaacgcatcgtccgcaaaatttaaagagccacgagctgcaaccggctgcaacgcatcatccgcgaccctCGAAATTTAAacagagccacgagctgcaaccggctgcaacgcatcgtccgcgaaatttaaagaaccacgagctgcaaccggctgcaacgcatcatcGTCATCTAAGCAAATATGGCTGAAAGCGAAACGGAGGAGCTGGTTATTGCCCTAATTTCATGTTCAGtttaaaattgtatgcgttcacTTTGCACctttatgttttaatatcaagtatctgtgcacacacttggaagatttttctttatttaaaatagccatgcctaatacgtatttccctaattcacagtatccgtttctttattaacaagacaccaccagttttaatttaattaagagaagcatacgtcattacacagaagatttttttcttttttaaagtatctgcagctacaacattatgttgtatgattacagttttgcacaataaatgttctcaaaacgacataggcctactgagtttctttcttttgttttatacatttagcagtttggctttccttagagtctatgtaacctgttctgaaatggttctattatgatttatatatcgtgatatatatcgttatcgcaataggttgcaatgtatatcgcaatatggattttaggccatatcgcccatccctagtatcaTCCTCCTCTTGAGATTTCTACACACTTTTGCCAGTGTAAGTCAGGGTTGACTATTATAATTGATTATGCatacaaaatatacatttgaataaatagatCAAGCAGCAGATGGCATTTATTTTACAAAGCTCCAGGGGCAGAAGTTGTCACTATCCTAAAATATATGAGATACATTTTTTCTggtataaaacatatatatacattaaaaaaaaagctctTTCAATTTAAGagtttattattttagtgtTATTCAGCTATGTCCTCCATTCCTTATTGGTGATGTCACTCTTATTTTCTAACGTGATGAGTCATAAGACACACTTCTTTTGTTACTCCAGTGAAACCAGTGAATGGGGAGAGTGTGGGAAACCAGTAAGAGCTCACTCACAGGGCTGCAGTGGGGCAATAGACTTAAAAACCTTTACCCTGGGGGGTGGACAGGGGTTAAAGGGGAAACATAGGCCGCTGAACAGAAACCCGCAGATCAGTTTCAAATCActacttttttcctttttctctttttaagaAGAGAAAAATATTGTGATTtatctgtatttttattttatttggataTAAATGTAACTTCGGCATATCAATAAAGAACATGTCAATGTCCATTCGATATCACATATCTACAGTACTGATATAACATTaatataataaatgttattGACTGATTTCAAAGCCAATGGTATTATGTAGTGAGTTTTAAATACATGTGTTAAAACTATTGCAACATCTACAGAGTTAATGCTTGACTATTGAACAAATTGACATGTTGTAAAACTATCGCAACATCAACTGAGTTAAAGCTTAAAAAATACCAATGTTGTTTACCCTAAAACATATGACGCCGCTAATGAAGAATTAGCATTGAGCAAGGCACACTCCTATTAATCAGAAGAAGCTCTGTCAATGAACAGAGTGTGGGAAAGCTCTGGAGAGTGAAGTCACATTTCAGAGTCATTAGCATCATGAGTCCTAACAGAACCACCTATTTCTCAACAGGGAATTGGCACACTTCAGGAAAAAACTGTCTCCCACTCCAGACACATGTCTGCTAAAGGGATCGATCTCAATGAAGGCGAAGGACAAAGCTTTTATCAATGCAAATAACATTGTATCTTAATATTGACTCTTGATATAATTAACTGAAGATTATTGTTGTTTAGGGCAAAATTCGACAGTCCATGATCTAGCCAATGGGGTGCTTTCCATCATGATGGTCAGTGATGTCAGCGGTCTGTTTGTTGTGCAACACAGAGAATGGATCCTTAACCAAGGGTCCGTTCAAAGTCCTTTTGTCAGCCATGACCACAGCACATTGGAGTCAGTGTGGGAAACTCAGATCCACTCTCTACTCACATCAACTACCAGTCACCACACTGAAGAAACATCTGCTACATCTGGACACTCAAGAAATATGTCCTAACAAGTTAGAAATCACTAACGTAATAATAATATGCAATTCAACAAAAACATCAGTGAAAGAAATGAGATTAtcgaaattgaaaaaaaaatacagaattgAAGCGTTCTTGCTTTTATTCAACAATATTGAACTGATGACAGATTTTGTTTAATAGGCAATTATtaatcatgaataaatataatctAACAATGAACAGAAAAACATAACCTAGAAATGTTTTTTCATGTGCCACTCCTCATACTTAGTGGTGGTCATGTTAAGTAACGGCATTATTACATGATACCTGTTCTACCCATAACTGATATCAATAAatcctgaatgtgtgtgttgtaatgaGGAGCACCTGCCCCATCAAGGTCATTGCTCCCAACATTAGGATCCAGATCTGATCTCTCTACAGGGTCACCCCTTTCCCAGATCCACACAGagcctctctccatcaccccccaGTCCTCCACCTGGTCCCCTGAGATCTATCTATTGTCCCCCAGCAATAAGCATGTGGCAGCCTGCATTCCTCATTGTCCTCCCtagctctctgattggttcagactGTGAGAACCTCCAACCAGACCTAGACCCACACATTCATATGGAGATTAGGGACTATATAAAGGAGGgctgaagccaggagagaccagATTCTCTCTACAGAGACCTCTACTGCAGAGAACCACACATGGCTCCTACAATCAATTCAGCAATGACTTCTTCCCAGGACCACCTAACCCTGCCCCACAAGGTAAATTCAAGGATAAAttaaacaaaacttttggagtTTATGCTGATGACATGTTGAGATTAGTGTATTAAATATGCCTTTGTCTTCCTCCAGATCAGAAAGCCGCTGGTGGAAAAGCTACGCAGAGAGCGAATCAACAGCAGCATTGAGCAGCTCAAGTCTCTGCTGGGTCCAGAGTTCCTCAAACAAGAACCTGACTCCAAGATGGAGAAAGCAGACATCCTGGAGATGACAGTTGACTTCTTGAGACAACTGCAGCTCTCTTGCCTTGGAAATTCTGTCACAGGTTTAACAGCTGCCAACCAGGGTCACTCCAGGTGTGTTCAGGAGgtggtccacttcctgtctAAGGATGAGGTGAAGACACTGTCCAACAGAAGAATGTTGGATCACTTTCAGAACCTTCGGACCTCCTCTGATACAAGGCTGACTGAGGGTGGTTCAATTCAGCTGAGCTCTCCACTCAAGCCAAATATCACCAAAGGGAAGAGTTCAGTTAACAGCGCCGTCTGGAGGCCCTGGTAGAAACCTAAATTCTGGAGGTACTAGACAACGTTGACCATGTTGGTCACAACATGTTATTGTCAATGTATAATATTAACTCAATAGTAGTAATTGTTTGATGTTCGAATATCACATTATTCTCCTAAAAGAAGAACACCTGCATGTTTCTGCTGCGCGTTCTAGTGTACTGTATCAACGTTGTTATTACAGACTCACATAGGAGCTTTAGCTGCTATAAAGTTTGATGTTCAAACTTAATGGCCATTATTTTTGAAAATATTGTTCCTTTTTCTCCCATGTAAAGACAGGGTATGTTAGGTGCATTTATTTCCATTTAAGGAAACATTTTTACACTGCATAATTAATTTCTAATGATCATTTTGATCTATTCTGTTTTCTTACTTAAAATCTTTGATTTGTAATCTGTGCTCTATGAATTGGATCTGTTAAAGATCAAGAAGTAACTTTTATCTGTTGCATTGTGGAAGGTAATTCTTACGATCATATTGATCTATTCTGTGTTCTTTCTTTAAATCTTTGATTTGTAATCCGTGCTCTATCTAATGTGATCTGTTACAAGATCAAAAAGTAACTTTTATTTGTTGGCCTGGCATGAGGTTATTCTTAAACACATTGGTGACAAGTGGTGACATTTCTATTTTCAGGAAAACTACCATCTTTATTTTTCACAAGCGTTACTATCCAAATTGGATCCTAATTGATCACTTTGTGATGACACATTCCTGATCAATTATATGATCATGTTGCTATTTTGCTTTTATGATGAAGCATAAAACATTAGATTCATAATGAAATATGAGCTGCACGTTAAAATGTAATGTCAACTCAATATTGTTAAATGTAACATATCTGGTATGTCTTCTATGAAGACAACAAATGTATATCCTCTACTCTGTTTGAGTACAATGTGTTTGGAGATCTTTTTCTAATGATGTTGTGATGTGTCATCACCTCTATTGGACTTCAGTTGAAGTTTTATGGTTCTGAAATCGTCTGtttgaataaacaaacatgaacTTTAATGTTTCTTGTCTTTCCTCTTTTTAATGCGGCTAACAATGATATTCTTACTAATAgatcacaaataaaaaaacgttGCGTTGCTCCTGACAAAACCAtaaaataattgaattgtaaaaaTTATGGAAATTAAAGCAGTGCATAATCTCCAAAACAGTGAAACCAAATATTTTACTTCCTGACGATTACAGCAAGAGACCGCATGCAGATTGAAAGTTCTGTAAATAAGATTGAGAATGATACACTAAACTTGTCCAAAGTTCATTTTTGAGGGGCTTTAAGTGTGTCACCTATGCCAGAAAATGTCTTTATTTGTCAGATGTGAAACGAACCACgtttccccctcccctttaAATGTCTACATACTTTTAGCAATGTTAATCTGGGTTgtatattataatttattatgCATACATCAATATACATTTGTGTTCATAAAACAAACAGTAGATGGCCTATAATTCACAAAACCCCTGGGGGCCAAAGTTTCACTGTcctcaaataaataacattagTTGTTATTGGGACTGATCATTTTGAAGAAAATGTCATGTTGAGAGTTGGCGATTTTAGTCTTGTTCAGCTTTTTCCTCCATTCCTTATTTGTGACGTCATCCTCTTTATATGACGTGATGAGTAATAAGACACACTTCTTTTGTTCCTCCAGTGAACCCAGTGAATGGAAAGTGTGGGAAACCAGTGAGAGCTCACTCACAGAGCCGAAGTGGGACAATAGAGGTAGGACCTTTCCCCTGGGGGATGGACATGGGTCAAAGGGGGAATGTGGACCTCTGAATGGCAACCTGCAGATCAGTTTTAAATCACAAATGGctttcatatttattatttacaagTAAAGATCATTTTAATTTCCTTTTAATTTCTTTGTATTTTAATGTTATAAATGTAACTTCAGCATGTAAATAAACAACATGCAGATATCCGTTGAATCTCACATATTTAACAAACTGTTATACATTTGATGTCATCAACACATGTTCATTTACTgatttgaaaaacaaaataattgtgTAGTTATCAGTTGTAAAGAAATGCAGTTAAGGCTTGACAAtccaacaaaaaacaatgttgtTTACCCATTAAGAGATGAAGGTGCTAAGAAGGAATAAACTTTTAACAAGGAACACTCCTATGAATCAGAAGAAGCTCTGTCAATGCACTGAGTGTGGGAATGCTCTGGGGAGTGAAGTCACAATTTAGGGTCAATAGCATCATGAGTCCTAACAGAAGGGCCTATTACTCAATAGGGAATTGGCACACTTCAGGAAGAAGTTGTCTCCCACCCCACCCTCATGTCTGCTGCTGAGGTTGATACCAACGAAAGCTTAAGAGATGCAGTTTGATATATGTCGATAAATGTTTTCGtaatattcaattttttttaaatcaaaatatTCTGTCTTATGATGACTTTTGTTGCTGAATACAACCACTTTGGTTGTAATGTTCAAATTCCAGAGTCCATGATTCAGCCAATGGGGTTCTTTCCCTCCAGATGGTCAGTGGTGTCAGGGGTCTGTTTGTGGTGCAACACAGAGAATGGATCCTTAACCAAGGGTCCATTCAAAGTCCTTTTGTCAGCCATGAACACAGCACATTGGAGCCAGTGTGGGAAACTCAGATCCGCTCTCTACTCACACCGA belongs to Gadus morhua chromosome 13, gadMor3.0, whole genome shotgun sequence and includes:
- the LOC115557728 gene encoding transcription factor HES-5-like encodes the protein MAPTITSAMTSSQDHLTVTHKIRKPLVEKLRRERISSSIEQLKSLLGPEFLKQEPDSKMEKADILEMTVDFLRQLQLSRHGNSVTGLTAANQGHSRCVQEVVHFLSKDEVKTLSNRRMLDHFQNLWTSSDTRLTESGSIQLSSPLKNNITKEKSSVNRAVWRPW
- the LOC115557725 gene encoding transcription factor HES-5-like, which codes for MAPTITSAMTSPQNHQTLTHKIRKPLVEKLRRERINSSIEQLKSLLGPEFLKQEPDSKMEKADILEMTVDFLRQLQLSCLGNSVTGLTAANQGHSRCVQEVVHFLSKDEVKTLSNKRMLDHFQNLRTSSDTRLTERGSIQLSSPLKNNITKEKSSVNRAVWRPW
- the LOC115557726 gene encoding transcription factor HES-5-like, producing MAPTINSAMTSSQDHLTLPHKIRKPLVEKLRRERINSSIEQLKSLLGPEFLKQEPDSKMEKADILEMTVDFLRQLQLSCLGNSVTGLTAANQGHSRCVQEVVHFLSKDEVKTLSNRRMLDHFQNLRTSSDTRLTEGGSIQLSSPLKPNITKGKSSVNSAVWRPW